In Candidatus Leptovillus gracilis, one DNA window encodes the following:
- a CDS encoding ribonuclease HI, translated as MAMTAVSLFVDGSCRGNPGPGGYCAIMQAGSQEKVLVDGADETTNNRMELTAVLAGLEALKRPCAVTVYTDSQYAANILKACTERSRSGGKAKANLDLVQRVRLAAARHTVTVQWVAGHSGHGLNERCDRLAYAEATRRLKGASAACTAGV; from the coding sequence ATGGCGATGACAGCAGTTTCTTTATTCGTGGACGGCAGCTGCCGCGGCAATCCTGGGCCAGGCGGCTACTGCGCGATTATGCAGGCCGGCAGCCAGGAAAAGGTGCTGGTGGATGGGGCCGACGAAACCACCAACAACCGCATGGAGCTAACGGCCGTATTAGCTGGTTTGGAAGCCCTCAAGCGGCCGTGCGCCGTCACCGTGTACACCGACAGCCAGTACGCAGCCAACATTCTAAAAGCCTGCACTGAGCGCAGCCGAAGTGGCGGCAAGGCCAAAGCCAACCTGGACCTGGTGCAGCGGGTGCGGCTGGCGGCAGCCCGTCACACTGTCACTGTGCAGTGGGTCGCCGGGCACAGCGGGCATGGCCTTAACGAGCGATGCGACCGGCTGGCGTATGCCGAAGCGACGCGGCGGCTGAAAGGCGCTTCGGCGGCGTGTACAGCCGGCGTGTAG
- a CDS encoding alpha/beta hydrolase, with protein MGNLRPVAFAGSGCRVTERRGYRRDRWALVDVHPDANGRRYRLHFLPGGRIDPRAYAGLLRTIAENGYLVVVPTMPINMAIFDVNVADEIIAAHPEIEQWVIGGHSVGGTSAALYVAAHPDQMDGLAIWSSYPADNSDISSLDIPVILLYGGNELGVTDESVGARKHLLPPDALYVRIEGGDHHQFGAYQLGTEANLATISREAQHAQILVAMLELLNAAARR; from the coding sequence GTGGGCAACCTACGCCCGGTCGCCTTTGCCGGAAGCGGTTGCCGCGTTACAGAGCGACGAGGTTATCGTCGTGACCGCTGGGCCCTGGTTGACGTTCACCCCGACGCAAACGGCCGTCGATACCGGCTTCATTTTCTACCCGGCGGCCGGATTGATCCCCGCGCCTACGCCGGTTTGCTGCGAACCATCGCCGAAAATGGGTATCTGGTTGTCGTGCCGACCATGCCCATTAACATGGCGATATTTGACGTCAATGTCGCTGACGAAATCATCGCCGCCCACCCTGAAATTGAGCAATGGGTTATCGGGGGACACTCAGTTGGTGGTACGTCTGCCGCCTTATATGTCGCCGCCCATCCCGATCAAATGGACGGGTTAGCTATCTGGTCATCCTACCCGGCGGACAACAGCGACATTTCCAGCCTGGACATACCGGTGATTTTGCTTTATGGCGGTAATGAACTGGGTGTAACCGATGAAAGCGTGGGCGCCCGCAAACATCTGCTGCCGCCGGATGCGCTCTATGTCAGGATAGAGGGGGGCGACCATCACCAGTTCGGCGCTTATCAACTCGGCACTGAAGCTAACCTGGCGACTATAAGCCGCGAAGCCCAACACGCGCAAATTCTAGTGGCGATGCTTGAACTGCTAAACGCTGCCGCCCGAAGATAA
- a CDS encoding DUF2723 domain-containing protein — protein MATIPFQTSLPPSSSLRPQPTSAVRQLFHRLLPGLLAVTVLGLIYATTLQRDINGSSHDYLLDTGEIQVALNLWGTVHYTGYPLYTILSALLTQTAVALGAPPALAASVTSLVWSLLALLLFYLILCRVLQGNSILAGLTVLVVGLAETFWLHSIIAEVYSFSLLLVSLTILLSLRLREQWAAGEWVALVLVLGTAVAHHRILLFLLPLVLLLVWPQPWRWFLEKPIRHGFYTLLAFMIPFVAYLYLPLRAHQGATWVYGQPGTWLGFWQQFTGSEVAGGLLRLPENGEAWMQNLRFLSGHLTQQFPWLFLLAGLIGLLWLTHDDWQVGLAFLLGAAVLPLFVFLFPKAVWVPAVLMPPLLCLATGAAYLLHKLGQRGTALRLLGWAACFLLAVFLLVGNFPFVNELTRDPTGRAMIERLKPISGAATSFGDHPTVALPWGTDFFAAAYGLYVTQELSDLTLVDHRADFAAIINTEGRILTPGKYLNYWPPAWWEARVGEVHYSAGTPEIIAIQRTALSDEVTSLAENFDLGNGIRIRSVALAEADDGKSHLTIFWESMQPIERDYSVAMHWLTQFPPQSPADIVAQADSVHPVQGWYPTSYWRPGELVRDKYELEITAVSGVNT, from the coding sequence ATGGCTACAATCCCATTCCAGACGTCATTACCACCATCTTCTTCATTGCGCCCGCAGCCCACTTCGGCCGTCCGGCAGTTGTTCCACCGGCTGCTTCCCGGTCTGTTAGCCGTCACAGTCTTGGGCCTGATTTATGCCACGACGCTCCAACGAGACATCAATGGCAGCAGCCATGACTATTTGCTGGATACCGGTGAAATTCAAGTGGCGCTCAATCTTTGGGGGACCGTCCACTACACCGGTTATCCGCTCTACACAATTTTAAGCGCATTGCTCACCCAAACGGCCGTTGCCCTGGGCGCACCGCCGGCCCTGGCTGCCTCAGTGACCTCTCTGGTCTGGTCACTGCTGGCTTTGCTGCTTTTTTATCTGATCTTGTGCCGCGTTTTGCAGGGTAATTCGATTCTAGCCGGGCTGACCGTGTTGGTTGTCGGTTTGGCGGAGACTTTTTGGCTGCACAGTATCATCGCCGAAGTGTACAGCTTCAGCTTGCTGCTGGTGAGTCTGACCATCTTGTTGAGTCTTCGGCTGCGAGAGCAGTGGGCAGCGGGCGAGTGGGTGGCGTTGGTACTTGTGTTGGGAACGGCCGTTGCCCACCACCGTATTCTGCTGTTTCTCCTCCCCCTGGTACTGTTGCTGGTCTGGCCGCAGCCCTGGAGATGGTTCCTGGAAAAGCCCATCAGACATGGTTTTTACACGCTGCTGGCCTTTATGATCCCCTTTGTCGCCTACCTCTACTTGCCGCTGCGCGCGCACCAGGGCGCGACCTGGGTCTATGGACAGCCAGGAACGTGGCTCGGCTTTTGGCAGCAGTTCACTGGCAGCGAAGTCGCCGGAGGGCTGCTGCGCCTGCCAGAAAACGGCGAAGCCTGGATGCAAAATTTACGCTTCTTGTCCGGCCATTTAACACAACAGTTCCCCTGGCTCTTTCTGCTGGCCGGTCTCATTGGTCTACTCTGGTTAACCCATGATGATTGGCAGGTAGGTCTGGCCTTCTTGTTGGGCGCGGCGGTACTGCCTCTCTTTGTATTTTTATTTCCAAAGGCCGTGTGGGTTCCGGCCGTGTTGATGCCGCCTTTGCTCTGTCTGGCAACCGGCGCGGCCTATTTGCTGCACAAACTGGGACAGAGGGGAACAGCACTGCGCCTCCTCGGTTGGGCAGCCTGTTTTTTATTGGCCGTATTCCTGCTGGTGGGCAATTTTCCTTTTGTCAACGAGCTAACCCGCGATCCCACCGGGCGGGCCATGATTGAGCGGTTGAAGCCCATTTCCGGCGCTGCGACTTCATTTGGTGACCATCCAACAGTGGCTTTGCCCTGGGGCACGGATTTCTTCGCGGCTGCCTATGGATTGTATGTCACGCAGGAACTGTCTGACCTGACTCTGGTGGACCATCGGGCGGATTTTGCGGCCATCATAAATACCGAGGGGCGCATTTTGACGCCGGGTAAGTACCTGAATTACTGGCCCCCAGCCTGGTGGGAGGCCAGGGTCGGGGAGGTGCATTACAGCGCCGGGACACCGGAAATCATCGCCATTCAACGAACCGCGCTGTCAGATGAAGTTACGTCGCTGGCAGAGAATTTCGATCTGGGCAACGGTATTCGGATTCGTTCAGTCGCACTTGCCGAGGCGGACGACGGGAAATCCCATTTGACTATTTTCTGGGAAAGCATGCAGCCCATCGAACGGGACTACAGCGTAGCGATGCACTGGTTGACCCAATTTCCCCCACAAAGTCCAGCCGACATTGTGGCGCAGGCAGATTCCGTTCATCCGGTGCAGGGCTGGTATCCTACCTCCTACTGGCGGCCGGGTGAACTGGTGCGGGATAAATATGAGCTGGAGATAACGGCCGTTTCCGGCGTAAATACGTAA
- a CDS encoding LysM peptidoglycan-binding domain-containing protein, translated as MDGKKSIGLLIGLLVLAMILVACASEPQTIEVTREVVSEVMVTTEVTRVVPQEVTVEVPVEVPVEVTRVVEVEVPVTVTPALESPTEAAPTPNPVPPTTASAATTAPATTAVPVEGSSYTVQPGDTLSGIAAKTGVSVDDISAANNLSDSNVIAVGQELIIPGWSGEETAVAASPAPGQTTQPASANLLPNPSFEAGWYFFEGVSEWQLPDEWLLAVDEGPNNLVPGSGGNFLRPEVRLLASADLPPGEREQFVFDGQKTIKAFKGGAPTNFAIYTDVALQPGTYRFTIRFFPDTVIVYDGSKKVFSQEPLAAEYRIVYNTGGTGWSPAVVGVVNTQSYEFTLSQPQTVRLGGAFRNRFDGSNNGWFIDDWSLEAINTR; from the coding sequence ATGGACGGGAAGAAATCAATTGGCCTGTTGATCGGGCTGCTCGTTCTGGCGATGATCCTGGTCGCCTGCGCGTCGGAGCCACAGACTATCGAGGTCACTCGCGAGGTGGTTAGCGAAGTCATGGTGACGACCGAGGTAACGCGGGTCGTGCCCCAGGAAGTTACCGTGGAAGTTCCGGTCGAAGTTCCGGTTGAAGTGACCCGCGTGGTGGAAGTAGAAGTGCCGGTCACCGTAACGCCCGCTCTGGAAAGCCCGACAGAAGCGGCCCCAACGCCAAACCCGGTACCACCCACGACAGCTTCGGCGGCCACGACAGCTCCGGCGACTACGGCCGTTCCGGTTGAAGGTTCGAGTTACACTGTGCAGCCAGGTGATACGCTGTCGGGTATCGCCGCCAAAACCGGCGTGAGCGTGGACGACATCAGCGCCGCCAACAACCTGAGCGATTCTAATGTGATTGCAGTTGGGCAAGAACTCATCATTCCCGGTTGGTCAGGAGAAGAAACGGCGGTTGCCGCCAGCCCTGCCCCAGGACAAACCACCCAACCGGCCAGCGCCAATCTGCTGCCCAACCCTTCCTTTGAAGCGGGCTGGTACTTCTTCGAAGGCGTGTCTGAATGGCAGTTGCCGGACGAATGGCTCCTGGCTGTTGACGAAGGACCGAATAACCTGGTCCCCGGCAGCGGCGGCAACTTCTTGCGTCCCGAAGTCCGTCTTCTTGCCAGCGCCGATCTACCGCCCGGAGAACGAGAACAATTCGTCTTTGACGGTCAGAAAACCATCAAAGCTTTTAAGGGCGGCGCGCCGACGAATTTTGCCATCTACACAGATGTGGCCCTGCAACCCGGAACCTATCGCTTCACCATTCGTTTCTTCCCGGACACAGTCATCGTTTATGATGGCAGCAAAAAAGTCTTCAGCCAGGAACCTCTGGCGGCCGAATACCGCATTGTCTACAACACCGGCGGTACCGGGTGGTCTCCGGCGGTGGTGGGCGTCGTCAACACCCAAAGTTACGAATTTACGCTCAGCCAACCGCAAACAGTACGCCTCGGCGGCGCTTTCCGTAACCGTTTCGATGGGTCTAACAACGGCTGGTTCATAGATGATTGGTCACTTGAGGCGATTAACACCCGCTAA
- a CDS encoding transposase translates to MKERLLTSWADTFRQEVFGRIPETLFAPLFSDIESRPNAPINVIIGGEILKAGFGWTDEELVDHLGFDLLTRHALGLDEVRAEAPTIRTFYNLRRRVREYAQENGQNLYSEVFAHITDEQISKFAVKTNWQRMDSTQLLSNIALMNRLELVIATLQKGVSGLPKALQQQWGQAQESYLSQPAQTICYRLKAADATPHLQAVGQLLLQVWMQLEAHEADASLIAIVARVIREQYQVEGENVITLRPAAAISGDSLQSPHDPEATYRHKHEQGYKGYVTNLSETCDPTNAVQLITSVQTAPNCVDDGQLLADTLIDLAQRQVVIDQATVDGGYNGPTSEAACRQHCVQLRPTTIRGGQTDWTNLLRLVQSSAYHLFFIP, encoded by the coding sequence ATGAAAGAACGCTTGTTGACCTCTTGGGCGGACACCTTCCGCCAGGAAGTCTTTGGCCGCATCCCCGAAACATTGTTTGCGCCCCTGTTCAGCGACATCGAATCGCGTCCCAACGCGCCCATCAATGTCATCATAGGCGGCGAGATTCTGAAGGCTGGCTTTGGCTGGACGGACGAAGAGCTTGTGGACCATCTCGGCTTTGACCTGTTGACGCGCCATGCCCTGGGACTGGATGAAGTGCGCGCCGAAGCGCCGACCATCCGTACCTTCTACAACTTGCGGCGACGGGTGCGGGAGTACGCGCAGGAGAACGGCCAGAATCTGTATAGCGAGGTGTTCGCCCACATCACCGACGAACAAATCAGCAAGTTTGCGGTGAAAACGAACTGGCAGCGGATGGACAGCACGCAGTTGTTGAGCAACATCGCCCTGATGAACCGGTTGGAACTGGTGATAGCCACGCTGCAAAAGGGGGTGAGCGGTCTGCCGAAAGCTTTGCAGCAACAGTGGGGCCAGGCGCAAGAAAGCTACTTGAGCCAACCGGCGCAGACTATCTGCTATCGCCTGAAAGCGGCCGATGCCACGCCGCATCTGCAAGCCGTGGGGCAGTTGTTGCTGCAAGTGTGGATGCAATTGGAGGCGCATGAAGCCGATGCGAGCCTGATTGCCATCGTAGCGCGGGTGATTCGGGAGCAATATCAGGTTGAAGGGGAAAACGTCATCACGTTGCGGCCGGCAGCGGCGATAAGCGGCGACAGCCTGCAATCGCCCCACGACCCAGAGGCGACCTATCGGCACAAGCATGAGCAGGGCTACAAAGGATATGTCACCAATCTGAGCGAGACGTGTGACCCGACCAACGCGGTGCAGTTGATCACCAGCGTGCAAACGGCGCCCAACTGTGTGGATGATGGTCAACTGCTGGCCGACACCTTGATTGACCTGGCGCAGCGGCAGGTGGTGATAGACCAGGCGACCGTGGATGGCGGCTACAACGGTCCCACCAGTGAAGCGGCGTGCCGGCAGCACTGCGTTCAATTGCGCCCGACCACGATTCGTGGTGGGCAGACGGATTGGACCAATCTTCTGAGATTGGTCCAATCTTCCGCATATCATTTATTTTTCATTCCTTAG
- a CDS encoding Tn3 family transposase codes for MSSAMDARQTAVCQLYFWLPKRPLALATSRFFGPQLTVHIPDVLHEMVQEGYEVTTEIVATFSPYAREHIKRFGEYVIDLEMIPPPLQPDKPFLSPVAT; via the coding sequence TTGTCTTCCGCGATGGATGCTCGCCAAACGGCCGTTTGCCAGCTATATTTTTGGCTTCCCAAACGGCCGTTGGCCCTCGCGACTTCTCGCTTTTTCGGCCCTCAACTAACCGTACATATTCCGGACGTGTTGCACGAAATGGTGCAGGAAGGATATGAGGTAACGACAGAAATAGTGGCGACATTTAGCCCGTATGCTAGAGAACATATCAAGCGATTTGGAGAATATGTGATTGATTTGGAAATGATTCCGCCACCGCTGCAACCAGACAAGCCTTTTTTATCACCTGTAGCGACTTAA
- a CDS encoding alpha/beta fold hydrolase, translated as MTDFHQTPSLLTEHILWRNGCPLHYWLGGPAAQPLLVFMHGATMDHRMFNAQVEAFVSEYRLLVWDARGHGQSQPIGGGFSLEQCAQDMLVILDELGVSQAILCGQSLGGYVAQHLYRRAPERVAAMILIGSTPIAKAYSRMEVWALKASLPLFRLWPYDHFTQTISRSTALTPAVQAYALQAARQVQPADFAAIWQAVTLAVDEKGDPGLRIDVPLLLLHGEWFSDLHESGNR; from the coding sequence ATGACCGATTTTCACCAAACACCCTCTCTTCTCACCGAACACATCCTCTGGCGTAATGGCTGTCCGCTACATTATTGGCTGGGCGGCCCGGCCGCCCAGCCGTTGCTCGTCTTCATGCACGGGGCCACTATGGACCACCGCATGTTCAACGCCCAGGTCGAAGCGTTTGTCTCTGAGTACCGCCTCCTGGTCTGGGACGCCCGCGGACACGGCCAGTCACAGCCCATCGGTGGTGGCTTCTCACTGGAGCAGTGCGCCCAGGACATGCTGGTCATCCTCGATGAGTTGGGCGTCTCCCAGGCCATTCTCTGCGGCCAATCATTGGGCGGCTACGTCGCTCAACACCTTTACCGGCGCGCGCCAGAAAGGGTGGCGGCGATGATCCTCATCGGCTCCACCCCCATCGCCAAAGCGTACAGCCGAATGGAAGTGTGGGCGCTGAAAGCCTCGCTGCCACTCTTCCGCCTCTGGCCTTACGACCATTTCACACAGACCATCTCCCGCAGCACGGCGCTGACGCCGGCCGTGCAGGCCTATGCCCTGCAGGCGGCGCGGCAAGTTCAGCCGGCCGACTTCGCTGCCATCTGGCAAGCAGTCACCCTGGCAGTGGATGAGAAGGGCGACCCAGGCTTGCGCATAGATGTGCCACTGCTCCTGCTACATGGCGAGTGGTTTTCTGACCTTCATGAATCCGGGAATCGTTAA
- a CDS encoding DUF3887 domain-containing protein, with amino-acid sequence MQLRKTTLVLILLASLTLTALAACGPQATAAVSEAYVTTLAEEKMQALNDGDYATFTADFSDVLANAIPEDSFQDLRETILGASGRFESVTGLRLANAKTPGYVNYGITCKFEEEEVLLTLVYAVDGEQVEGIFFNAPKLNQAMQAP; translated from the coding sequence ATGCAATTGCGCAAAACAACTCTAGTCCTTATTCTCCTGGCTTCTCTGACCCTGACAGCCCTGGCCGCCTGCGGACCACAGGCGACGGCGGCCGTCTCCGAGGCATATGTCACCACGCTGGCGGAGGAGAAGATGCAGGCCCTTAACGATGGCGATTACGCCACCTTTACCGCCGACTTCAGCGATGTGCTGGCAAACGCGATACCGGAGGATAGTTTTCAGGATTTGCGGGAGACAATTCTGGGGGCCAGCGGTCGGTTTGAGTCCGTCACCGGATTGCGCCTGGCCAACGCCAAGACGCCAGGATACGTCAACTATGGTATCACCTGCAAATTCGAGGAGGAGGAGGTACTGCTAACCCTGGTATATGCCGTTGATGGCGAGCAAGTCGAAGGCATTTTCTTCAATGCGCCGAAGCTGAATCAGGCGATGCAAGCCCCTTAA
- a CDS encoding SDR family NAD(P)-dependent oxidoreductase, which translates to MRKQTETRRVALVTGANGAIGLAIARQLAALPGYELVLVGRNEARLAAVAALYQLCLRYTRGHD; encoded by the coding sequence ATGCGTAAACAGACAGAGACAAGGCGTGTCGCCCTGGTAACAGGGGCGAATGGGGCCATCGGCCTGGCGATTGCCCGCCAGTTGGCCGCCCTGCCTGGATATGAACTGGTCCTGGTGGGCCGGAACGAGGCGCGTCTGGCGGCCGTCGCCGCGCTCTACCAACTCTGCCTCCGATATACTCGTGGGCACGATTGA
- a CDS encoding META domain-containing protein, which yields MKKTIRITLLAITLFLLVACQQTAEPEASIDLAGTNWILSSLNDSLPVANSVVTLQFGTDGTAFGTDGCNRFSATYTQDGANLTIDLSAAAMTMMACEDPIMNQATAYMAALDSATSFTASGNQLNLQAGDQVVATFVAGTADAAAPAAVVASSGMVAGSDLAGTGWVLSALNGEMPISGTAVTLQFGTDGTVSGTDGCNQFNTGYTQDGSSLTFSQPGASTMMACEEAVMTQATAFMAALTQTDSFTISEDTLSLLSGGQVVATFALQSTDLTGTAWEVVNYNNGRDAVVGLITGTEISAYFGVEGDLSGNAGCNQYFASFTVSDGSIEIGMPGSTMRFCEEPAGIMEQESEFLAALVSAVTYTIQGNMLQMRTADDQLALIMIRKLELDLLEPEPAAPTGRVNSPQGLNIRSGPGVNFPVIGFARDGDEGEIVGRSADNRWWAAAVPSAPGGVGWASADFVIATNAENVPVIEVAPPVIVVPTAAPTPSPVPAPTNTPTPEISFGADSTNINQGECTTLRWSVQNIQAVWVYPLGEQFERFPRTGQGSEQVCPTVTTTYEMRVLQRDRAVIFRQVTVNVSGAAPDPLVGTRWEVVNFNNGRGGLVTPLLGTSLTMEFGANGSLIGSSGCNTYSTSYQANGSNITIGLPAGTQILCSEPAGIMEQEFDFLNSALPSAATFRIDGNTLEIRTAGNQIAVVANRIP from the coding sequence ATGAAAAAAACGATAAGAATCACATTGCTGGCAATCACCTTGTTTCTACTGGTGGCGTGCCAGCAGACGGCCGAACCAGAAGCCAGCATAGACCTGGCCGGAACAAACTGGATATTGAGTTCCTTAAATGACAGCCTGCCGGTAGCAAACAGTGTTGTTACCCTCCAGTTTGGCACAGATGGCACGGCCTTTGGTACAGACGGTTGTAACCGGTTCAGCGCCACTTACACACAGGACGGCGCCAATCTGACAATCGACCTGTCGGCTGCGGCGATGACCATGATGGCCTGTGAAGACCCGATCATGAATCAGGCAACAGCCTATATGGCGGCCCTTGATTCTGCTACCAGCTTTACCGCCTCTGGCAATCAGTTGAACCTGCAAGCGGGCGACCAGGTTGTGGCCACCTTTGTGGCCGGCACAGCCGACGCCGCTGCTCCGGCGGCGGTCGTCGCTTCGTCCGGAATGGTAGCCGGCAGCGATCTGGCCGGTACCGGTTGGGTGTTGAGTGCCTTAAATGGCGAGATGCCTATTTCCGGAACGGCCGTTACCCTCCAGTTCGGTACAGATGGCACGGTCTCCGGCACGGATGGCTGCAACCAGTTCAACACCGGCTATACCCAGGATGGCAGCAGCCTTACTTTCAGCCAGCCCGGCGCATCCACCATGATGGCCTGCGAAGAAGCGGTGATGACCCAGGCCACAGCCTTTATGGCAGCGTTGACTCAAACCGACAGCTTCACCATCAGCGAAGATACGCTTTCCTTGCTTTCTGGCGGTCAGGTCGTGGCCACCTTTGCGCTCCAATCCACCGATCTGACCGGCACAGCCTGGGAAGTGGTGAACTACAATAACGGCCGAGATGCTGTCGTCGGCCTCATCACTGGCACAGAGATTTCGGCCTACTTTGGCGTGGAAGGCGACCTCAGCGGTAACGCCGGTTGTAACCAATATTTCGCCAGCTTTACGGTCAGTGATGGTTCCATAGAAATTGGGATGCCAGGCTCAACCATGCGCTTCTGCGAGGAACCGGCCGGCATCATGGAGCAGGAAAGCGAATTTCTGGCCGCCCTGGTAAGCGCCGTCACCTACACCATCCAGGGCAATATGCTGCAAATGCGCACGGCCGATGACCAACTGGCCTTGATCATGATCCGCAAACTCGAGCTGGACCTACTGGAACCTGAACCGGCCGCTCCCACTGGCCGCGTCAATTCACCCCAAGGGCTTAACATTCGTTCTGGTCCTGGCGTCAACTTCCCGGTCATCGGGTTTGCGCGGGATGGTGATGAAGGTGAAATTGTGGGCCGCAGCGCCGATAACCGCTGGTGGGCGGCGGCCGTGCCGTCTGCGCCGGGCGGCGTTGGCTGGGCCTCGGCCGACTTCGTCATTGCCACCAATGCGGAAAACGTGCCTGTCATTGAGGTGGCGCCGCCGGTGATTGTGGTTCCCACCGCCGCGCCAACGCCCTCCCCTGTGCCGGCGCCAACCAACACACCCACGCCAGAAATCTCGTTCGGCGCTGATAGCACCAATATCAACCAGGGTGAATGCACCACGCTGCGCTGGTCGGTGCAGAACATCCAGGCCGTGTGGGTCTATCCACTGGGCGAGCAGTTCGAGCGCTTCCCGCGCACCGGTCAGGGCAGTGAGCAAGTCTGCCCCACCGTCACCACGACGTATGAGATGCGCGTTTTGCAGCGCGATCGGGCCGTGATCTTCCGTCAGGTAACCGTCAACGTGAGCGGGGCGGCGCCTGATCCCCTGGTCGGAACTCGTTGGGAGGTGGTGAATTTCAATAACGGCCGTGGTGGTCTTGTCACGCCGCTGCTTGGCACAAGCCTGACAATGGAGTTTGGGGCCAACGGCAGTTTGATCGGCAGCAGCGGCTGCAATACCTACTCCACATCCTACCAGGCCAATGGCAGTAATATCACCATTGGTTTGCCCGCTGGGACCCAAATACTCTGTTCGGAACCGGCCGGCATCATGGAACAGGAATTCGATTTCTTGAACAGTGCCCTGCCCTCAGCGGCCACTTTCCGCATCGACGGTAACACTCTGGAAATCCGCACGGCTGGCAACCAGATTGCAGTGGTTGCCAACAGAATACCGTAA